In Pectobacterium aroidearum, the following are encoded in one genomic region:
- a CDS encoding LacI family DNA-binding transcriptional regulator, whose product MSTMQEVAKKAGVSKATVSRVLSGKGYTSEETKALVYQAIEETGYRPNLLARNLATSKSACIGLVVTNTLYNGSYFNELLSLAAKKLEDNGRQLILVDGKHSADEERAAIQFLLGLRCDAIIIYPRFLSVDEMDDIIEKHKQPIMVVNRKLRKHQSHCICCDHKGSSYNATQHLIARGHRDIAFITGSLDSPTAIERLSGYKEALTAANITVRDELIVKGKWTPRCGSLAITTLRDNRVSFSAVLASNDDMAIGAIKALDDAGIAVPHDVSVVGFDDIPTAPFLKPSLSSVKDPVSDMINEVINRLIAMLDGGYFSKDNLFLSELRVRDSIQNGPYL is encoded by the coding sequence ATGTCGACAATGCAGGAAGTGGCGAAGAAAGCAGGCGTATCAAAAGCGACGGTATCGCGCGTGCTATCGGGCAAAGGCTATACCAGTGAAGAAACCAAAGCGCTGGTTTATCAGGCCATTGAGGAGACGGGATATCGGCCCAATTTACTGGCACGGAATCTGGCGACCAGCAAATCCGCTTGTATTGGTTTGGTAGTGACTAACACGCTCTATAACGGCAGCTATTTTAACGAGCTGCTGTCACTGGCCGCCAAGAAACTGGAGGATAATGGGCGTCAGTTGATTCTGGTTGATGGCAAACACAGCGCCGATGAAGAGCGAGCCGCGATTCAATTCCTGCTGGGGCTGCGCTGTGATGCGATTATCATCTATCCCCGTTTTCTTAGCGTGGATGAAATGGATGACATCATCGAGAAACACAAGCAGCCGATCATGGTGGTCAACCGTAAACTGCGTAAGCACCAGAGCCACTGCATCTGTTGCGATCACAAAGGTTCCAGCTATAACGCCACGCAGCATTTGATCGCACGCGGCCATAGAGATATTGCCTTTATCACCGGTTCGCTGGATTCGCCGACCGCGATCGAACGCCTTTCCGGCTATAAAGAGGCACTGACGGCGGCGAATATCACGGTACGGGATGAATTGATTGTGAAAGGAAAATGGACGCCGCGCTGCGGATCGCTCGCCATTACCACGCTGCGCGATAATCGGGTCTCGTTCAGCGCCGTTCTCGCCAGCAATGACGACATGGCAATTGGCGCGATAAAAGCGCTGGATGACGCTGGCATTGCCGTACCGCACGACGTTTCTGTCGTCGGGTTCGATGATATTCCCACCGCCCCGTTTTTAAAGCCGTCACTCTCCAGCGTCAAAGATCCGGTAAGCGATATGATCAACGAAGTGATTAACCGCCTGATCGCGATGCTGGACGGCGGCTATTTCTCGAAAGACAATCTGTTCTTGTCCGAACTCCGGGTCAGAGATTCCATTCAGAACGGGCCGTACTTGTAA
- the ascF gene encoding PTS cellobiose/arbutin/salicin transporter subunit IIBC, with product MSKNYAAVSRSIVDAIGGADNIAAVTHCMTRLRFVLKDNDAANVAELKAISGVLGVVKNDNQCQVIIGNTVSQAYAEVVKLLPEGAAAEKAVPVNNKITLRRIGAGILDALIGTMSPLIPAIIGGSMVKLLAMILDMTGIFEKGSSTLTILNVIGDGAFFFLPIMVAASAAVKFKTNMSLAIAIAGVLVHPTFIDLMAKAAQGQQVVFMGLSVTAVKYTYTVIPALCMTWILSYIEKWVDRITPAVTKNFLKPMLIVLIASPIAIMLIGPIGIWIGSGISAVVYTVHDYLGWLSVAIMGAIWPLLVMTGMHRVFTPTIIQTIAETGKEGMVMPSEIGANLSLGGSSLAVAWRTKNPELRQTALAAAASAIVAGISEPALYGVALRLKRPLIACLITGFICGAVAGIGGLASHSMASPGLFTSVQFFDPANPMSIAWVFGVMILSVVISFFVTLLLGFEDIPVEEKPEEKRVQGDDFSAPQRATNTN from the coding sequence ATGTCAAAGAATTATGCGGCTGTATCCCGTTCGATCGTCGATGCCATCGGTGGTGCTGATAACATCGCGGCCGTGACACACTGTATGACCCGCCTGCGCTTCGTGCTGAAAGATAACGATGCAGCGAATGTGGCTGAATTGAAGGCGATAAGCGGCGTGTTGGGCGTCGTAAAAAACGATAACCAGTGCCAGGTCATTATCGGCAACACCGTTTCTCAGGCCTATGCCGAGGTGGTGAAGCTGCTGCCGGAAGGCGCGGCGGCGGAAAAAGCGGTGCCGGTGAACAATAAAATTACGCTGCGACGCATTGGTGCGGGCATTCTGGATGCGTTGATTGGTACGATGTCGCCGCTCATTCCGGCGATTATCGGCGGATCGATGGTGAAATTGCTCGCCATGATCCTGGATATGACCGGCATATTTGAGAAGGGATCTTCCACGCTGACGATTCTGAACGTGATTGGCGACGGTGCATTCTTCTTCCTGCCGATCATGGTGGCAGCATCTGCGGCGGTAAAATTCAAAACCAATATGTCGCTGGCGATTGCTATCGCTGGGGTGCTGGTGCATCCGACGTTTATCGATTTGATGGCAAAAGCGGCACAGGGGCAGCAAGTGGTGTTTATGGGGCTGTCCGTTACCGCGGTGAAGTACACCTACACTGTGATTCCGGCGCTGTGTATGACCTGGATTCTGTCTTACATTGAAAAATGGGTAGATCGCATTACGCCTGCGGTGACCAAAAACTTCCTGAAGCCGATGTTAATCGTGCTGATTGCCTCCCCGATTGCCATCATGCTTATTGGCCCGATTGGAATCTGGATCGGTAGCGGTATTTCTGCTGTCGTCTACACCGTGCATGATTATCTGGGCTGGCTGTCCGTTGCCATCATGGGTGCCATTTGGCCGCTGCTGGTGATGACCGGTATGCACCGCGTGTTTACCCCGACTATTATTCAAACCATCGCCGAAACGGGAAAAGAAGGCATGGTGATGCCGTCTGAAATTGGCGCGAACCTGTCGCTTGGCGGTTCTTCACTGGCGGTCGCCTGGCGCACCAAAAACCCGGAACTGCGCCAGACGGCGCTGGCCGCGGCCGCCTCGGCGATTGTTGCCGGGATTTCTGAACCCGCACTGTACGGTGTAGCTTTGCGCCTGAAGCGTCCGCTGATCGCCTGTCTAATTACCGGTTTCATCTGTGGCGCCGTTGCCGGTATCGGCGGGCTGGCCAGTCATTCAATGGCATCGCCGGGGCTGTTTACCAGCGTGCAATTCTTCGATCCCGCGAATCCGATGAGCATTGCCTGGGTGTTCGGCGTCATGATTCTGTCTGTCGTGATTTCTTTCTTCGTCACCTTGCTGCTGGGCTTTGAAGACATTCCGGTAGAAGAAAAGCCGGAAGAGAAACGCGTGCAGGGTGATGATTTTTCCGCGCCGCAACGCGCCACGAACACGAATTAA
- a CDS encoding 6-phospho-beta-glucosidase, protein MSASTFPNGFLWGGAIAANQAEGAYLEGGKGLTTVDMIPHGVNRLPVKLGQEPRFALREDEFYPSHQAIDFYHRYKEDIALMAEMGFTVFRTSIAWSRLYPNGDELTPNAEGIAFYRDMFAECKKYNIEPLVTLCHFDVPMHLVTEYGSWRNRKMVEFFARYARTCFEAFDGLVKYWLTFNEINILLHSPFSGAGLVFADGENQEQVKYQAAHHELVASALATKIAHEVNPENQVGCMLAGGNFYPWSCKPEDVWAALNKDRENLFFIDVQARGTYPAYTGRLFKEKGITIASEPGDDEILKNTVDFVSFSYYASRCASADMNEHNSSAANIVKSLKNPHIKASEWGWGIDPLGLRITMNMMYDRYQKPLFLVENGLGAKDEINAQGEIDDDYRISYLREHISAMADAIGDGIPVIGYTSWGCIDLVAASTGEMSKRYGFIYVDRDDRGEGTLARKKKKSFYWYKKVIASNGADLS, encoded by the coding sequence ATGTCTGCATCAACATTTCCCAATGGGTTTTTATGGGGGGGCGCGATTGCGGCCAATCAGGCAGAAGGCGCGTACCTTGAAGGCGGTAAAGGGCTGACGACGGTAGATATGATTCCCCACGGCGTGAATCGTTTGCCGGTGAAACTGGGGCAAGAACCGCGTTTCGCGCTGCGCGAGGATGAATTTTATCCCAGCCATCAGGCGATCGATTTCTATCATCGCTATAAGGAAGATATCGCGCTGATGGCGGAAATGGGGTTCACGGTGTTCCGTACCTCCATCGCCTGGAGCCGACTTTACCCGAACGGGGATGAGCTGACGCCCAACGCGGAAGGCATCGCCTTTTATCGCGATATGTTTGCCGAGTGCAAGAAATACAACATCGAGCCGCTGGTGACGCTGTGCCATTTCGATGTGCCAATGCATCTGGTCACTGAATACGGCTCATGGCGTAACCGGAAAATGGTGGAGTTCTTCGCTCGTTACGCCCGAACCTGTTTTGAAGCCTTTGACGGGCTGGTGAAATACTGGCTAACGTTCAATGAAATCAATATCTTGCTGCATAGTCCATTTTCCGGCGCGGGTCTGGTCTTTGCCGATGGTGAAAATCAGGAGCAGGTGAAATATCAGGCTGCGCACCATGAACTGGTGGCGAGCGCGCTGGCGACGAAGATTGCGCATGAGGTTAACCCGGAAAATCAGGTCGGCTGTATGTTGGCTGGCGGTAATTTCTATCCGTGGTCGTGCAAACCGGAAGATGTCTGGGCGGCGCTGAATAAAGATCGTGAGAACCTGTTCTTTATCGACGTGCAGGCGCGCGGCACCTATCCGGCATATACTGGCCGGCTGTTTAAAGAGAAGGGCATCACGATTGCGTCAGAGCCGGGCGATGATGAGATTCTCAAGAACACGGTAGATTTTGTGTCCTTTAGCTATTACGCCTCTCGCTGCGCCTCGGCAGACATGAACGAGCACAACAGCAGCGCGGCGAACATCGTTAAATCGTTAAAGAACCCGCACATCAAGGCGAGTGAATGGGGTTGGGGAATCGACCCGCTGGGCCTGCGGATCACCATGAATATGATGTATGACCGCTATCAAAAGCCGCTGTTTCTGGTAGAGAACGGGCTAGGTGCGAAGGATGAGATTAACGCACAGGGCGAGATTGATGATGACTATCGCATCAGCTACCTGCGTGAGCACATCAGCGCGATGGCGGATGCCATCGGCGACGGAATTCCGGTCATCGGCTATACCTCATGGGGCTGTATCGATCTGGTTGCGGCTTCCACCGGTGAAATGAGTAAACGCTATGGGTTCATCTATGTTGATCGCGATGACCGCGGCGAAGGCACATTAGCCAGAAAGAAAAAGAAATCGTTCTACTGGTATAAGAAAGTGATTGCCAGCAACGGCGCCGATCTGAGCTGA